A region of Chitinophaga horti DNA encodes the following proteins:
- a CDS encoding DUF4476 domain-containing protein, giving the protein MSDEEQAILNSVLDDERKQAELEASADVAAEKKTDTGDTKAEAAPATVPVTEELVLPKEEAPAPKKEKKAKKKADKEPEFIDFTGDSTTAVPAEEVKENKPSAKELKRQKRKEAREAAESDSVMQEPAEVKADASQRLVNTDCEKIMEVEDFRKMMRKMSGQKKEEDMLDVFRKGVRGVCVSTDQVRSLVQLLDNENNRYQLLDIAYPKTYDTENFEGLSGLLKQEYYQDRFKAMIRKK; this is encoded by the coding sequence TTGTCCGATGAAGAACAGGCGATCCTGAACTCGGTGCTCGACGATGAACGTAAACAGGCCGAACTGGAAGCCAGTGCGGACGTAGCGGCGGAAAAGAAAACAGATACCGGCGACACGAAAGCCGAAGCGGCACCTGCAACTGTACCGGTGACAGAAGAATTAGTCCTCCCGAAAGAAGAAGCGCCCGCGCCTAAGAAAGAAAAGAAAGCAAAAAAGAAGGCAGATAAAGAGCCTGAATTTATAGATTTCACGGGCGACAGCACCACTGCTGTTCCTGCGGAAGAGGTGAAGGAGAACAAACCTTCCGCCAAAGAACTGAAACGCCAGAAACGCAAAGAAGCCCGCGAAGCGGCGGAAAGCGATTCTGTTATGCAGGAGCCGGCAGAAGTAAAGGCCGATGCCTCCCAGCGCCTGGTAAATACCGATTGCGAAAAGATCATGGAAGTGGAAGACTTCCGTAAAATGATGCGTAAGATGTCCGGCCAAAAGAAAGAGGAAGATATGCTCGATGTATTCCGTAAAGGCGTACGCGGCGTATGTGTAAGCACCGACCAGGTGCGCTCCCTCGTACAGTTGCTCGATAATGAGAACAACCGTTACCAGCTGCTGGATATCGCTTATCCGAAAACCTACGATACCGAAAACTTCGAAGGCTTATCCGGCCTGTTGAAACAGGAATACTATCAAGACCGCTTTAAGGCCATGATCAGGAAGAAATAA
- the truA gene encoding tRNA pseudouridine(38-40) synthase TruA: MARFFIEVTYLGAKYAGFQVQDNTITVQSEIDRALSLILRAPIVTTGSSRTDAGVHARQNFLHFDIEQPLHPQLQYKLNAVLPGDIAVNGIYSVPDDYHSRFAALGRAYEYQLYTHKDPFLRDRGYFFPYKMDIGLLDEAAAIVKEYTDFTSFSKRNTQVHSFNCRIDHSYWTKNEAGMMYHVGANRFLRGMVRGLVGTMLRVGRGKLSIDQFHAAIQAKDCTQVDFAVPPQGLSLIKVLYPDGFLRKV, encoded by the coding sequence ATGGCGAGGTTTTTCATAGAAGTAACATATTTAGGCGCTAAATACGCCGGGTTCCAGGTGCAGGACAATACCATCACTGTACAATCGGAAATTGACAGGGCGCTGAGTTTAATACTCCGCGCCCCGATCGTTACTACGGGGTCCAGCAGAACGGATGCCGGGGTGCATGCCCGCCAGAACTTCCTTCACTTTGATATTGAGCAACCCCTTCACCCGCAATTGCAGTATAAACTGAATGCGGTGCTGCCGGGCGACATTGCCGTAAACGGTATATATAGTGTGCCCGACGATTATCACAGCCGTTTTGCAGCATTGGGTCGTGCCTACGAATACCAGTTATATACCCATAAAGATCCCTTCTTAAGAGACCGCGGTTACTTTTTTCCTTATAAGATGGATATTGGTTTGCTGGATGAAGCGGCTGCTATCGTGAAAGAATACACGGACTTCACCAGCTTCTCTAAACGTAATACCCAGGTGCATTCATTTAACTGCCGCATCGATCATTCGTATTGGACGAAGAACGAGGCTGGTATGATGTATCACGTGGGGGCGAACCGTTTTCTGCGGGGTATGGTGCGTGGGTTGGTGGGTACCATGTTGAGAGTAGGCAGAGGTAAGTTATCCATTGATCAATTTCATGCGGCGATACAGGCAAAAGACTGTACGCAGGTCGATTTTGCAGTGCCTCCGCAAGGCTTAAGTCTCATAAAAGTACTGTATCCGGATGGCTTCCTGCGAAAAGTTTAA
- a CDS encoding acetyl-CoA carboxylase biotin carboxyl carrier protein subunit, translating to MSYSTSYIMIKTSVNAKATFEITASNTGTGINGQSVNWSAVQLPTGDYHLIMDGKSYLAQVLKIDRDAKTVTIEIEHQEYEVALEEPMDRLLASMGIKDAGKKKVNDIKAPMPGMVLKILVTPGQQIAKGDPVLILEAMKMENVFKSATDAVVKEIKVKERTAVEKGEVLVVLE from the coding sequence TTGTCATACAGCACCAGCTATATTATGATCAAAACCAGCGTAAACGCCAAAGCAACGTTCGAGATTACCGCCAGCAATACCGGTACAGGCATTAACGGACAGTCCGTAAACTGGAGCGCAGTGCAGCTTCCTACGGGAGATTACCACCTTATCATGGATGGCAAAAGTTACCTGGCCCAGGTACTGAAAATAGACCGGGACGCCAAAACAGTCACCATCGAAATCGAGCACCAGGAGTACGAAGTAGCCCTGGAAGAGCCGATGGACCGACTGCTGGCTTCCATGGGTATCAAAGATGCCGGTAAGAAGAAGGTAAACGACATCAAAGCGCCTATGCCCGGCATGGTGCTCAAAATACTGGTTACCCCCGGTCAGCAGATCGCTAAAGGCGACCCGGTGCTGATACTGGAAGCCATGAAGATGGAAAACGTATTTAAGTCTGCTACCGACGCCGTGGTGAAGGAAATTAAGGTGAAAGAGCGCACTGCAGTGGAAAAAGGCGAAGTGCTGGTAGTACTGGAATAA